The Musa acuminata AAA Group cultivar baxijiao chromosome BXJ1-3, Cavendish_Baxijiao_AAA, whole genome shotgun sequence genome window below encodes:
- the LOC103979248 gene encoding protein MOTHER of FT and TFL1 homolog 1, translated as MCYSLSLSLSLGMARYVDPLVVGRVIGDVVDLFVPTVSMTVRFGSKHVSNGCDIKPSMAANPPTVQIAGQQSDLYTLVMTDPDAPSPSDPTMREWLHWMMVNMPGGTYPSQGEEVVPYMGPRLPLGIHRYVMVLFRQKSRFPGVTPPATRLNFNTRSFAAHHDLGLPVATVYFNSQKEPATRRR; from the exons AtgtgctactctctctctctctctctctctctcggcatgGCTCGCTATGTGGATCCACTTGTGGTGGGGAGAGTGATAGGAGATGTGGTGGACCTCTTCGTGCCCACCGTAAGTATGACAGTGAGGTTTGGATCGAAGCATGTGAGCAACGGCTGTGACATCAAGCCATCCATGGCCGCTAACCCGCCGACGGTCCAAATCGCAGGCCAGCAGTCTGATCTCTACACTTTG GTGATGACTGACCCTGATGCGCCGAGCCCTAGTGATCCCACGATGAGGGAGTGGCTCCACTG GATGATGGTTAATATGCCGGGTGGAACATATCCTTCTCAAG GGGAGGAGGTGGTGCCGTACATGGGACCCCGGCTGCCGTTAGGGATCCACAGGTACGTGATGGTGCTGTTCCGGCAGAAGTCTCGGTTTCCGGGGGTGACGCCGCCTGCGACGCGCCTCAACTTCAACACGCGGTCATTTGCTGCGCATCACGACCTCGGCCTCCCCGTCGCCACCGTCTACTTCAACTCGCAGAAGGAGCCGGCGACCCGGCGCCGCTGA
- the LOC135628239 gene encoding rust resistance kinase Lr10-like produces MKGLHLTPFLIISVLQVCSCIQDVQSENNCSVLSRSGDVEVKFPFRLKDQPDSCGFQGGFELYSQGNFTMLKLPFDHALVVDYIYYRDQVLFVSDPDGCLPRRLLHLNLSASPFTLLNRSYYYSDSYKPINCSSEASPIYFTPVSCLSDLPGHYYLADADWALENLPSCETSTADQFQLSYDGQSLLLVWDVPDCRRCNEDCRLNRTSNKTECMPYPSSYDPDIYASSYKGSHARDVTIGLCAAGFVAIVTIIILLVHKRFSKMKKKKQNLAVERFLKEYKSMKPTRYSYPELKKMTDDFKTILGQGGYGSVFKGKLHNGVPVAVKVLDNPTVSGDEFTNEIAAIGTIHNVNIVRLLGFCVDGSKRALIYEFMPNESLDKYIMEEGERSTKFSWTKLHDIGMGIARGIEYLHQGCEQRILHLDIKPQNILLDQEFNPKISDFGLAKLCSKERSAVSMTAARGTMGYMAPEVFLGSNKTVSHRSDVYSFGMVLMEMVGGRKNTADEGENAAQIYFPEWIYNQLKQGEELGLVTDSVEDAEIAKKLTMVALWCVQWRPADRPSMKVAVQMLEGSLERLPLPPNPFAPQVEKKNMGDTDANDN; encoded by the exons GAGAATAATTGCTCTGTTTTATCACGATCCGGCGATGTCGAAGTGAAGTTCCCTTTCCGGCTCAAGGATCAGCCTGACTCATGTGGGTTTCAGGGTGGGTTCGAGCTTTACTCCCAGGGAAACTTTACCATGCTCAAGCTTCCTTTTGATCATGCACTGGTTGTCGATTATATATACTACCGAGATCAGGTGCTATTTGTCTCTGACCCAGATGGCTGCCTCCCCAGAAGGCTTCTCCATCTTAATCTCTCTGCATCGCCCTTCACTCTTCTCAATAGAAGTTATTATTACTCTGATTCTTATAAGCCCATCAACTGTTCATCAGAAGCATCGCCCATTTATTTCACGCCAGTCAGTTGTTTAAGCGATCTTCCTGGTCACTACTACTTGGCTGATGCCGACTGGGCTCTGGAAAACCTGCCATCATGTGAAACATCGACAGCAGATCAGTTTCAACTTTCCTATGATGGACAAAGTCTCCTTTTGGTATGGGATGTACCAGACTGCAGACGTTGCAATGAAGATTGTCGGTTAAATAGAACGAGCAACAAAACTGAATGTATGCCGTATCCATCTTCTTATGATCCCGATATATATGCATCTTCTTACAAAG GTTCGCATGCTAGAGATGTAACCATAG GTCTGTGCGCTGCCGGATTTGTGGCGATAGTGACGATAATAATTCTACTCGTCCACAAGAGATTCAGcaagatgaagaagaaaaagcAGAATCTTGCTGTCGAAAGATTCCTGAAGGAGTACAAATCCATGAAGCCTACAAGATACTCCTACCCGGAGCTCAAGAAGATGACCGACGACTTCAAGACGATACTTGGGCAAGGAGGCTACGGCAGCGTGTTCAAAGGGAAGCTACACAATGGAGTTCCAGTGGCAGTCAAAGTCCTCGACAACCCAACGGTCAGCGGAGACGAGTTCACGAACGAGATAGCCGCGATCGGAACGATACATAATGTAAACATCGTTCGACTCTTGGGATTCTGCGTCGACGGATCGAAGAGAGCACTCATCTACGAGTTCATGCCCAACGAATCACTCGACAAGTACATAATGGAGGAAGGGGAGAGAAGCACGAAGTTCTCATGGACAAAGCTGCACGACATAGGCATGGGCATAGCTCGAGGGATCGAATACCTTCACCAGGGTTGCGAGCAACGAATCCTTCACTTGGACATCAAGCCCCAAAACATCTTGCTCGACCAAGAATTCAACCCAAAGATATCCGATTTCGGCCTCGCGAAGCTGTGTTCCAAGGAGAGGAGCGCCGTGTCGATGACTGCCGCCAGAGGAACCATGGGCTACATGGCGCCAGAAGTGTTTTTGGGCAGCAACAAAACAGTTTCGCACAGGTCTGATGTCTACAGTTTTGGGATGGTGTTGATGGAAATGGTTGGTGGAAGGAAGAACACGGCTGATGAGGGTGAAAATGCTGCCCAAATCTACTTTCCTGAGTGGATTTATAACCAATTAAAGCAAGGAGAAGAGCTGGGATTGGTAACAGACTCAGTGGAGGATGCTGAAATAGCGAAAAAGTTGACCATGGTAGCTCTGTGGTGCGTGCAGTGGAGACCGGCTGATAGGCCGTCGATGAAGGTAGCAGTTCAGATGTTAGAAGGGAGCCTGGAAAGGTTGCCACTGCCACCAAATCCTTTTGCTCCTCAAGTCGAGAAAAAGAATATGGGAGATACTGATGCCAACGATAATTAG